DNA sequence from the Phycisphaerae bacterium genome:
GGCGGTCGTTCTCTTCCCGAAGCTGGGCGGTCAACGCCCGTTCCGACGCCAATTCGCGGATCAATGCCTCGGTATCGCCGGCGGCATCCATTCCGGACGCGGTGCTGCGCAAGGGCTGCAGCGCGACATCGCCGGCGCTCCTCGCCAGGTCGGAGGCCGGCACAAGAAGCTGGGCCACATGCTTGAGGGAATCCGTCCACGCCGGGGGAAGGAATAGTGCGATCGCCGACAGCGCGAGGAGCAGGGTAAAGACGCCGCCCCGCGTCGGTTGGAATCGATTCCAGGCCATGGCGGCATCATAGAGAGATTGTCGTATTTCGAATAGCGAAGGGAGATTGTTCCGCGTTGCAGCCTCGCGAACTGGCGCGCGCCGACGTAGAATCGGAGTCGATGAAAGCGCGCCGGAAGTGGCTGGATTATCTGATTTACCTGGTGGTGCGGTCGGCGGCCATGATGCTGGCCGTCTCCCCCCTGGAGGCGAGCCTGCGCGTGATGCGCCGGCTCGGCTGGCTGTGGTTCACATTACCCCACGCAATTCCCGGCCGCTCCAGGCTCCTCCTGAAGTTTCGCGAACATCGCAACAGGGCCGAGGGGCACATCCGCCTGGCTTTCCCCCATTTGAGCGACGCGGCGGTGTCGAAAATGGCTCTCGCCTCGATGCAAAACCTGGCCATGCTGGCCGTGGAAGTGCTTATGACGCCGCGAATGATCACGCCGTGGACGTGGGCGCATTACATCAAGCTGCGAAGGCTCGATGACGCGGTGCGCGTGCTCCTGGGCCGCCGTGGCTGCATTATGCTGACCGGCCATTACGGAAACTGGGAACTGCTCGGGTACACGCTGGCGACGCTGGGCTTCGAGATCGTCGCCGTCATGCGGCCGCTGGACAACGAATACCTGAATCGCTTCTTGCTCGATCGGAGGGAGCAAGGCGGACTGCGCCTTCTCTACAAGAAAGGCGCCACCCAATCGGCGGGCGACGTTATTCAATCGCGGGGGGCGCTCTGCTTCATTGCCGATCAGAACGCCGGATCAAAGGGGCTGTTCGTCGACTTTTTCGGCCGCAAGGCCTCCACGTACAAGTCCATCGGGCTATTGGCGATGGAACACGATGTTCCCATTATCGTAGGATGCGCGCGGAGAATCGGCGAAGGATACCGGTATGAACTTTGCGTGAACCGCATCATCCGGCCGGAGGAATGGCGCGATCGCGAGGATCCCCTTATGTGGATTACCCAGGAATATTCGCGGGCGATGGAAGAGTTCATTCGTGTCGCCCCGGAGCAATACTTGTGGATGCACCGGCGATGGAAGAGTCGGCCCAAAGAAGAGCGAGTCGAGCGCAAGGAAACCGTCGCGATAGGGGCATGACGAATACGGATTGCGGTTTTACGAAGGTGGATTACCCTTGAACGAGGGCATCAAAGGAAAATAACGAGGTAACGACATGGCCGATCAAGATCGGATTGAGAAATTGCGGCGAATGACGGAGGCGGACCCGAGCGACGAGATGGCCCATTTTTCGCTGGGTACAGCGCTCCTGGAGGCGGGACAGGCGCAGGACGCCGGCCCCTATCTGCAGCGCGTGCTTGCCCTCAACAGCCAGAACTCCAAGGCGTATGAGCTGCTGGGCAAGGTACAGATCGCGACAGGGCATCGCGACCTCGCGGTGCGGACGCTGATGGACGGCTATCGCGTCGCCCATCGCAAGGGCGACATGATGCCGATGCAGGGCATGGAAACAATGCTGAAGGAACTCGGCGCGCCGGTGCCCAGCGTGGCCGAGAAAAAAGAGCCGACGACGATGGCGGCCGGGCCTGGCGGCTTCGTGTGTCGCCGCTGCGGAGGCGGCGGGCCCAAACTCAAAGAACGGCCGTTCAAAGGCGAACTCGGCGAGAAGATCCTGGCGACGGTCTGCGAATCCTGCTGGAAGGAATGGGTCGGCATGGGGACGAAGGTGATCAACGAGCTTCGCCTACCGATGTTCGACCCGCAGGCGCAGGAGATGTACGACAAGCACATGAAGGAGTTTCTACTTATCGAGTAGAGGCGCCGGGGCTGCGGCTAGTTCAGGTTTGGGGGATGGACCCGCGAACCGAAAGCAGGCGCTAGCAGCAATTTGCAGCATGAGCGGTCGCAACGCGCCGCGCCTAAACGAGCGACTCGTGCGGAACATGTCGATCGCCTGTGAGTAATCCCCTTCTCGTAGGGCGGCGCGCCCGGCTACGAAGAATGCCCGTGCCAGACGAGGGTGCGCTGTGCCTTCGCTCAACGCGCCGCTTCGCTTGTTGTTTTCATAGAATCGCAGGAGTGTTTGTGCACGAATGGCAAAGTTCCGCCCCATGGTGGACTTGCTGAGCCGATCATCGTGCAGCCTCCGCTTGGCCAACGGCTCCTCAATCAAACCAAAGGGCTCGGTCAGGCTCACGCGCAGCCAGAGGTCGTAGTCCTCGCAGACGGGCAGCGTGGCATCGAAGCCTCCGGCGCGTTTCAGCACGTTCTTCCGACAAACGACGGTCGGAACGTCGACGAAACAACTATTGAACAAGGCCTCGGTAATACGCCCGGAGTGGCGCGGTTTGGTCCGCCCGGACACCTCCTGTCTCGAAGCGTCGATGGGCGTCATCGGTCCGTAGAAAATCGAGACGGCGGGGTTGTCGCGAAGCGCCCCGACGAAGCGCTCGAGCTTGGTCGGCATCCACAGGTCATCGCTGTCAAGAAACGCCACGATTTCGGCTTTTGCTTCGGCGATGCCGCGGTTCCGCGCCGCGCCGGGGCCCTGGCGGTTTTGGCGGATAATCTTCGGCCGGACCGGATGGTCCTCCACGGCGTCGGCGATCGGCGGCGTCGAGCCATCATCCACGACGATGACTTCGTAATCGCGAAACGTCTGCGCGGCGACGGAGTCCAGTGCCTCGCGGAGCAGTTCCGGGCGGTTGTAGGTCGGGATGATGATGCTGACGGCGGGTGGGGTCATTAGCGTATCTGCCCTTGCGGGTTGCGCTTAGTGGTAGGCAAAAAGGGCCGGTCGGTCAAGAGTGCGGGGATTTTTCATCGAATTATTCGGAGAATAGGAAGATGGCAGGCAAAGCGACCTTCAGGTATTCCTCCGTGGGCATGACGATCGAGTCCGTGAGGCTTCCGGCATTAAAGGCGATGCGATCATTCTTCACGATCGATTCGTCGACAAAAAGTTCGAACGGCAGTATCGGGCGGCCGAAAGGCGGCACAGAGCCGGGAACGAGACCCGTCAGATCGGCGAGTTCCTGTGCCGATGCAAAGCGTATCTTTTTGACGCCGAAGCGAGCCTTCAGCGCGGAGGAATCGAGTTTGCAGGCCGCGCTGAGCACGAAGAGTCGAAACTCCTCGCCCGTCTTGACCAGCAGGGCCTTCCCGCCGACGCGGACTTCCTCGCCACGGGCCTTCGCGGATTCCTCCGACGTATGCGTGGGCTCATGATGAACGGTGCGGTAGGAGACGCCCGCTCCGTCCAGCCATTGGCAAATCGATGGAAAGCTCGAAGCAGGGTTCATTCCTTGCCCAGTCGAACACGCTCGGCCTTGCGAATTCCGAGTCGCAGACGGCACGCTTCAAACAGGTATCCCGCAAGCCGCACGTGATAATAGACAAGGAGCAGGGGGAAACCCATCAGGGCCTCGCCCGGCGACTTGGCTTTGCGTGCTATTTCGTTGTAGAGCAGCGCGGCGACCGTCGCCAGCACGAATACGCAAGGAAGAGCCCACAGCCGCGAATCGAAAGCGACCAATGGAATGCTAACGTAGGTCAGTAAGAGCGGCAGCAAATCCAACCGCGGCGGCAGGAAGTATTTATATACCATGAAGGCTGCGGCTTTTCCTCCCGCCCACGCATGGCGAAAAAAAGACACTCGATCGTAGTGATGGTCGTGGAGGACGACCGCCTGGGGAGCGACGCGCTGGGACCAGCCCCGTGCCCGGAGCGAAAGAAAAATGCTCTCTTCATCGCAAACGGGCGAGGCGACCGCGGCGGATGAGCGATGGGATTTCCAGCGGGCATCTTCGTCAAATCGCAGCGAGGTCAGCCGCTCCCTCCGCACGGCCATGTTTCCGCCGACCAGCCGCGGAGCCTCGCCGCGACCGTGTACGCGGGCGATGCCGCGTAGAATCAATTCGTAGATATTGTGCGACGGGGGATCGATCACGAGCCCAGTCACGGCGGCCACGCGCGGATCGGCGAATTCGGCGATCAGCTTCTCCAGCCAATCCGGCTCGGCGATGCAATCGCTGTCCAGAAAGGCGACGATGTCGCCGCGGGCCTCGCGGATGCCGCGATTGCGGCTGACGTTGGCGCCGGCGTGCCGCTCGTTACTGAAAGGTCGCACGTCAACGTGCTCATGCCGGGCGGCGAAATCCGCCAGCATGGCCGGAGTGTCATCAGTCGATCCGTCATCGACGACAATAATCTCGAATCGCGGGTACGATTGAACGGCCAACGCTGCGAGACAGCGAGCCAGGACCTCCCGGCGGTTGCAGGTGGGGATCACGATGCTGACGAGCGGCGCCTCTGTTGCGGACATTGTCATCGGATCGGATATTACCGCGTGAGGGACGGGTTTGTCGTCATGCGGACCTTTCGACACTGGACGCCGAGGTATCTGATCAATCGATTCCGTCTGGGCGTCTATGAGGTTCTGCACCCCAATGCGCCGTGGCTGACGCCCGCGGCCGTTGGTTTCCTGGATGCGCATCTCAAGAAATCCGACGTAGGATTGGAGTTCGGCTCGGGCCGCAGCACGGCCTGGTTCGCCGGACGGATCGCGCACCTCACCAGCATCGAGCATGATCGCGCCTGGTACGAAAAGGTCGCGCCGCGACTGGCCGCCGAGGGCCTGACCAACGTCGAGTATCATCTGTGCGAATCGGACCAGGGCGACGAAGGGGCCGACCGGACCGACTACGTGCGATGCATCGACCGATTCGCGGATAAGAGCTTGGACTTCGTACTCGTCGATGGTATCTATCGCTCGGCCTGCGCCGTTCGCGTGATCCCGAAACTCCGGCCCGGCGGAATGTTGGCGGTGGACAATATCAACTGGTATCTGCCTTGTTCCTCCCACGCCCCCAACAGCAGGCGGGCTTCGCAAGGCCCCGTTTCGTCGGAATGGGGCCGGTTTCACGAGGCGACTCGAAACTGGCAGTGCGTCTGGACCACCAGCGGCGTCACGGATACCGCGATCTACCTTAAGCCGTTGTAATCTTGCGCATTTCCCAAGGTTGAAAAAGCGCATTTAATGGGTGCGGTCGATCCAGCCTCCGATGCATGGGCTGGGGCCAAAGGAAAGGGTTAACTCCATGATTCACCTCAAATCGTCGACAGCATTCGGCGGCGTGGTTGCGGTGTTGGTCGGCGGAATGATCGGCGGTTGCGTAGACGCCGGCGCATTCTCGGATGCCCTGGCGCCGCGGACCGGTGCCGATCGGCCGCTCAACCTCACCTCCACCAAGGAGGAGCTGCACGACAAGCTCGATCAATTCGAAGACCTCTTTGAGGCCGTTTTGGCGCAGGCGGGTGATGATCTCGTCCGCGCGGAGAACACGCGGCGCGTCAAACGCCTCGTCCTCATCTGGCAGATGCGCATGGTCCCGATGATGCGCGATGCCCTCTCCCAGGACAACGCCCTTGGCGGCTTTCTGGACAGCTGGACCCTCTGCGTCCGCATGCGCCAGTTCCTGACCGAGGGCGAGGGCCGCGGCCTCTTCGGCAAGAACCAGGCCATCGCTACCAAGGCTGCTCTTCATTGTGAGACCGAGATCGAAAACATCGGCCGGACCGTCCTTTCTCGGGACGTGCTCGCCAGCGCGCGGAATCGCGTACAGGCCGTCGCCAAGGAACATCCCCTGCGCGGCGAGTTCAGCGGCGGCGAGGTTCGCGCGGCCCTGCAGACCGGGGAACAGGACAAAGTCTTGCAGACCATTCTCGAAGCTCCGCTCACGCCGTTTCGCTGGCTGGGCGGCGTGGATGAAGGGGCCCAGGCCATCAAGGGCTTTACTGTCGTCGCCAGCCGCCTGACGGATGTCGTGCAAGGTCTGGCCGCCGATGCGCGGCTTCAAACCCAGCTCCTGTTGCTGGAGACGGAGGATCTGGACACGGTCAAGTCGACGGTGGCGAGCCTGGATCGCGCGTCGAAGAGCGCCGATCGGCTGGCCACTTCGGCGGAGCGGCTGACGGGTGGTCTCGAGGAACCGGGGCCGATGCACGAGGAAGTCCGCAAGACGGTCGGCGAAACTCGCGAGCTGGTCGATGCGCTCAAGCCGGCGGGCCAGAGCGTGGCGACGGCGGGCGATGCGTGGGCGGGTACGGCCAGGGCGATTCAGGAGATGGTGGCGTCGTTTCGCACCCCGGCACCGGGGCAACCCAAACCTGCCACGCAGCCGAGCGTAAAAAAAGAGACGCCGCCTTATGACATCAATGACTATCGCCGGACGGCCGAAGCGCTGACGCAGACGGCCAAAGAGTTGCAGGTGCTGATCGCGGATCTGCGCGGTCTGACCGAGTCGGATCGGGTCACCCAACGTCTGGAGGAAATGTCGAAGTCGTTTGACAACGTACTCTCCGAGAGCACCGACCGGGCGACGTGGCGGGCGATTCAGGTTGCGATCATCGTTCTGGGGCTGGCGATTGCGTACCGCGTCGTGGCGGTGCGGTATATTCGACCGCGCGCCTCCTGAATCTCTCGCAGAGGCGCGGAGGCGCAGAGGGGTGGGAAGCGAACCATCACACGCTTCCGACTCAGCGCCTCTGCGCCTCTGCGTGAGGCGCATCTTCAATCTTCATTTCGCACAGGAGATACTTCCCGTGCCACCACGATCGTTTCACGTGGCCGCGAGCCCAATCGGCGGCGGCCGTGGGGAAAAAGTAGCGGGCGTCGTACTTGCGGAACAACTCGCGGCGCTGGTCCCACGGCGTGTCCTTGTGCAGCAGGAGGATGAGGTCTTTGCGGCGCTCCACCCAGTCGGTCACTCCGTTGCTGGCGCTGGCTGAAGAGATGACGAAGCAGTCCGTCAGCATGATCAGATCACGGGCCATGGGGAGCGCGGCGAGGACCGTGCTGCCGGGCGGCAGACTCTCGCGCAGGAAGCCGGCCAGTTCGCGGATCTCGCGGACGTTTTTGATTCGTTCCTGGTAGGGGAGCCGTGCATCGTCCTTGAGGCGATCCCACGTCCATGGGTGCGTCTGTTCGGCGAAGGGGATGGCGAGGAACAGCGCGCCGAGTGCGACGACGCCGCGGAGGACGTGGACGGAAAGGGACCTAAGGGACCAAAACGACCTAAAGGACTTTGCCGCGTCGCGAGGCGCGGGGAACCGATACTCGACCAGATACGCAATGGAAGGGGCGCAGAGGACCATGAAGGTGATCGGAAAGATGAACTCGATGCGTTGCAATACCCAGGCTTCTTTCGCGTGGTGCAGGAGGAACGAGCAGATCGGGGGCGTGTAAAGCATGATCGCCACGAGCGCGGGAGCGACGAGGAGCATTGCTACCTCGCGTCGCCGCCGCTCCATGAGTCCGGCGATCAGGCCGGCGGCGACGGCCAGCGTCCCCCAGGCGCCGCCGCCGAACAGGTTCAGGACGTTGGCGGGGTCGCGAACCCGTCCACCGCTTTCCGCTGAGATGAAGTAATGCTCGGGGTCCTTGATCTGGGCCGCGAGGTGGGCGGGCAGGGCTTCGGCGGCGGTGTTGCCTCTCTTGGAAATCAGAATAAACGGCAGACCGACGGCCAGGGACGCCAAACAGATCCCGCGGAGGAGCGCGTCTGCCCGGCGGCGTCTCCATAGCGCGGTTGCTATGCCGCCAATCAATAGCGGGGCGGTCACCACCGCAAGGAAGAGCACATAGAGACCGTGGAACTGGCCCAAAACGAGGGAGACGCAGGCCAGCTTGAAGGGAACAGGGAACAGGGAACGGGGAACAGGGGAAGAGGTAGAGGTGTCGCAGGTCGTTCTGCGGCAGGCCTGCATCGCGAAGGCGAGGCCCAGTGGGGCGAGCCAGAAGGGCGAGAGCTGGTTGGGGTAGATGAGGAAGCTGACCGGCCCGCGGTGACCGATGCAGGCGAGGGCGGCGACCCAGGCGGGCCAGTGGCGGTCGAAGACGGTCCAGGCGAGGTAATAGACGCCGGAGACGACGAGGAGCTTGGCCCAGGCGAGGCTGATGAACCAGACGCCGAAGAGGTCCTGGCGCGTGATCTGCACGCAGGCGGCGAAGAGGGCGTGGTGCAGGTTGGTGTGGTAGATCGGGAAGAAGTAGGGGACGGCGATGGAGGGATCGTTGTTGGAGAAGCCGCGATCGAGCAGGAAGCGGATGCGACCGAGGTGGGCCTTGGCGTCTCCGCCGAAGAAGGAGCCGGTCCACGCGCCCAGCGCCACGTCGGCGAGGACGATGAGCAATTCGATTCCCACCGCGGCGAGAAAGAGCGAACCGAGCGGCCGCCAGCCTTTGCGGAGGGTGATGTCGAGCGCGGCGACGACGATGAGCAGGACGCAGGCGATGGAAAAGAGCGCGACCGGCGCGCGGAGGAGGTAACAGAGGATCGAGATGGGTGAAAGCAGTGCGAGGGAGGCGAGATAGGAGACGGAGATCGTTCCCAGTAGGCCGGAATGGAGGTCGTCGGTCCAATAGCGACGGACGAAGGCATAGCCGGGTAGCGCGAGGGCGAGCCAGAAGAGGAGGGAGAGGTACATTTCGAGGGGGCGAGTATAAGCGGCGAGGCCTGAGGCGTGAGGCCTGAGGCTTGAGGGAATGCGGAATGGCGGAGCGGGCGAACAAGGGGGCCGATGAACAGGTGAACAGGTGAACGAAGGGGAGGGGTGGGGGGCGAAAACGAGCGAAAAAATGGACACGATTTACAAGATGGACAAGATTGGGGCGAATTCGGAATTGGAGGACATCCACCACAGAAGCACAGAGATTGTTTTTGTTTGGTGGAACGAGGCGGAACAGGCCGGAACGAAGCCCGAGTGCGGCGGCGCGACGAAGGGCGCGAGGTTGAAAATGCCTGAATCGCTTGAAATTCGCCGTCATCGCGCGGACCGTCCGGGGCCGCGGGCGTCGGAGATTCGACGGGACGCGCGGCCTGCCTTTCTTTTTTCCTACCGACCCCAACCTTGCTCAGCGCTCCCTGTAATCCTGGGGCCAGGGGCTGGGGATTAGGGGCCAGTGACAGGTCGGAAGGCACGAAAGCACTGAGTCACGAAGGAGGAGGACTGGAGAGCAGGGGAGCAGGTGAACAGGGGAGTGACGGGAACGGAGAACTGGGGAGGGCCGTTTAACTTGGGCTGAGGTCGGCGTGGGCTTCGATGTCGAAGGTGACGAGGGTTCCGGCGGAGTCCCGGCCGCCGTACTCCTGGCTGCGAACAAACTCGATATTGCCCGTGCTGGGGTGGTAGATCACCCTGTCGGTCTGGGTTCCCGTGAACTCGCCGCTGACGTCGCCGAGGTCGGCCGCGACCGTCAAGTCAAAGCGAAGCACAATTTGATGAGAGGTGACCGTGATGGAGTTGGCGAACAATGTACTCATGTACGGATTCGCGTTGGATTGATAAGTTCCGCGGATCAGGAAAGGATTTCCTTCGCCGTCCAGAAGCCGGCCGTCCTGATCGATGACGATCGAGAAGGAAACCGATTGCATGTCGGTCGCGGGTACGCCGTCCTCTTCGACGGTGACGGACACCTCGAGCGAGCCTGAGTAGGTTCCGGCGGGGATGTCACTCGGCTCCGGCAGGACGGGCTTGGTAGGCAGGTCGGCGGGGTTATCGACGCCGGGGCAGCCGGCGATGAGAGACGCAAAGGGGATTGCGAAGAGGATGAGCGATTGGGTCGTGCGTGGCATTGGAAGCGGCTCCCTTCCGTGAGCGTCCGTGGTCGCAGTTGAATTGTAAACGAGGGTCCGGTGAATGGACATGATTGACAAGATTGACAGGATGGGGCAAGGCGAAACGAGAACTAGGCGCATTCTCATTGAGTCGGGAATCGGGAATGGTTAGAATGAAAGTGACGGCCGATTGGTCGCGAAAGCCGGCGCATCGGTAACCGCTCTCAACTTGGCGCTATGGGAGTGGAAGACGCCGCGTCTTCCCGTTGCAGCGCAGGAGGCTTAATCATGAAGCCAGTGTTCCTGGCGGCGGTGTGCATGGCTATGGCCGCGTCGTCGGCCATGGCCGGGTTGACGCCGGAAGCGCTGGATTCTGGCGGGATGGTTCCTGCCACCGACGGTGTATCGCGTTCCGGGGCGTACGCGCCAAACGATTCGGATCATGTCTACGACATGATGAGCCTTACGTACGGTGGACCTGACGACCTGCAGTTCCAGATTACCCAGCAGCCCGCGACGGGGGGGTTTTGCAACAGGATTCATCTTCGACCGGGAGCGACATCGATCTCCTCGATCCACATCGTGATCGACCAGCGAATAGCGACAGCCGCTTGGACGTTTTCGATTGCGTTCCGGAACGATACGGGGCCCTTCAACTATCCGATCGGTGCCTTTCTGACGACGCAGTCGATGGGCCTTAACGCCTGGTACGTATTCGGCGGAATGCCATTCGGAGGAGCCAGTCCGACACTGTTCCAGTTCGACCTTGGTGCGCAGGCGGCGAATGTAACGCAGGGCGCGATTTGGACGTGTGTGCAGGGCAACCAACCGTTCCGAGTTCGCACGGGGGGCAATTGGATCTTAGGCCCTTCAACCCACGGCCAGCCCGGCCGTGGCACCCCTACTTCGCTTTACATTGGTAGCGGCTTTGGAATTTATGCTTCAAGCTACGGCATTGGTATCGGCTCGGCGAGCTTGATGTCGTCTTTTTCCTTTGATGGCGCGGGCAGTAATAATCCCACCAACTGGCACATGGCCCTTGGGGGCATGCCGGAGCCCGCGACGATTAGCTCGTTGGTTCTTGGTGTTCTTGTTTTGCGACGCCGCCGAACTCATCAGTGCTTCACACACCTCTGATCTGACATTTCCGGTGAATGCGAGAGCGAGCTGAAGTTGTAGGGCAACGACGCGGTCTTTCGACGCCGGGGCAGCCGGCGAGCAGAGGCACGAATAAGGTTTCAAGAAAATGAGCGACCGGGTCGTGCTCAGCATTGGAACCGAAGAAGGGCTAGGGACAGTTGTTTGAAATCAGGCAATCTACAAATACAGGGACGTCAAGCCCGTCGAGCTTGGATACTCCGGCCGAGTCGACATCCTCGTTCACATTTGCGGTAAAGGCATTGCAGGCGGTGGGGGGCGAGAGGCTCGTCAGGCTGCTGGCAAATGGCCCGAGATCATTGACGTCGACCGATTGATCGCAATTCATATCACCTCGGGGACAATTTGGGATCCACTGAGCCAGGTAGCGAGGTACGCTGACGTCGGAACTCGAGAACTCACCGCCGACGAATAGTCGGGAGTCTCGCGGGCAAAGCGTACGAACCGTGTTGTTGAAGGGGGCATTTGTTGTTAGCCAACTGAATCCGTTCCATCGGGCAAAATAACTCGCGCCCTGGCCGCCGGCAAATGAAAAAGTACCTCCGACGACAAGTTGCCCATTGTAATTGCAAAGCGCGTAAGCGACGTTATCCACTCCTGTTCCAAGGGGTTGCCAGGCTGTGCCTGTCCAGCGAGCAATTCCCTTCACCAAGGTGACGCCCGAGTGAGTAAAAGCGCCGGCGGCGACAAGTTGGCCAGCAAAGGTAGTCAGAGCGTGTACGGTTCCGTTTAAGCCAAGTCCTAAAGGTTGCCACGCCGCCCCGTCCCAGCGGGCAACGCGATTCGCACCGATGCCTCCCGCGACCGTGAACCGTCCACCCGCAATAAGCTCGCCGGAATGAATGGTCAAAGCATAGACGTCGTCGTTCATGCCCGAACCAAATGGGTGCCAAGCCGCGCCGTCCCATCTCGCGATTCGATTCGTACTTATGCCGCTTGCGGAGGTGAACTCTCCCGACGCGATCATGTTGTTATCAAATTCCTTGAAGGCGAGAACCGCGCCATTCATCCCCGTGCCTACCTCCAGCCATTGAACGCCGTTCCATTGCGCGATGTTTTCTGTAATTGCCTCACCTGCGGAGGAAAAGAACCCTCCGGCAAAGAGGACCGCGCCTTGCGACGCTAGAGCGTCGACCTGGCCCACGATGCCTGAGCCTAATGGCGTCCAAGAAATTCCATCCCAACGTGCTACCCCATTTGCGAAATCGTTGTCGATCGTTGTAAATGTGCCACCCGCAACAAGGTTTCCGTCGAAGTTGGTTAATGCGGTGACAAAACTATTCATGCCCTTGGCAAAAGCCTGCCAATTCGTACCTGTCCACCAGGAGACATAGTTGGAGATAAGGCCATCTGCCAACGTAAAGGCCCCGCCTGTTACTAAGCGATCGCCATGAATCGCGAGCGAATAGACATTTCCGTTCGTTCCGGAGGAAAAGGGCTGCCAATCTACCCCGTTCCAGCGAGCTACGTTTTGCCCCGGGTCGGTAAATAAGCCGCCGACGAGAAGTTCGTTATTGAAAACAGCCAAAGTATTTACAACGGGAATTAGGCCGTGTATATCCTCGCCAAGTGGCTCCCAACTTGTACCATCGAGGCGCTTGGCAATGAAATAGTCTCCGGACGATGGGTTGTAGAAACTCCCTCCGGCTACCAGCTCCCCATTGTAGATCGCCAAAGCGCGCACCCACCCCGAACCTATGTTGTTTCCGATGGGCTCCCAATCGGTGCCGTTCCAGATTGCAATGTTCGGCCCCGCTGCTGCTCCAGCAGTCTGAAAGCCCCC
Encoded proteins:
- a CDS encoding Fe(2+)-trafficking protein, with translation MADQDRIEKLRRMTEADPSDEMAHFSLGTALLEAGQAQDAGPYLQRVLALNSQNSKAYELLGKVQIATGHRDLAVRTLMDGYRVAHRKGDMMPMQGMETMLKELGAPVPSVAEKKEPTTMAAGPGGFVCRRCGGGGPKLKERPFKGELGEKILATVCESCWKEWVGMGTKVINELRLPMFDPQAQEMYDKHMKEFLLIE
- a CDS encoding glycosyltransferase family 2 protein yields the protein MSATEAPLVSIVIPTCNRREVLARCLAALAVQSYPRFEIIVVDDGSTDDTPAMLADFAARHEHVDVRPFSNERHAGANVSRNRGIREARGDIVAFLDSDCIAEPDWLEKLIAEFADPRVAAVTGLVIDPPSHNIYELILRGIARVHGRGEAPRLVGGNMAVRRERLTSLRFDEDARWKSHRSSAAVASPVCDEESIFLSLRARGWSQRVAPQAVVLHDHHYDRVSFFRHAWAGGKAAAFMVYKYFLPPRLDLLPLLLTYVSIPLVAFDSRLWALPCVFVLATVAALLYNEIARKAKSPGEALMGFPLLLVYYHVRLAGYLFEACRLRLGIRKAERVRLGKE
- a CDS encoding glycosyltransferase; amino-acid sequence: MTPPAVSIIIPTYNRPELLREALDSVAAQTFRDYEVIVVDDGSTPPIADAVEDHPVRPKIIRQNRQGPGAARNRGIAEAKAEIVAFLDSDDLWMPTKLERFVGALRDNPAVSIFYGPMTPIDASRQEVSGRTKPRHSGRITEALFNSCFVDVPTVVCRKNVLKRAGGFDATLPVCEDYDLWLRVSLTEPFGLIEEPLAKRRLHDDRLSKSTMGRNFAIRAQTLLRFYENNKRSGALSEGTAHPRLARAFFVAGRAALREGDYSQAIDMFRTSRSFRRGALRPLMLQIAASACFRFAGPSPKPELAAAPAPLLDK
- a CDS encoding lysophospholipid acyltransferase family protein — its product is MKARRKWLDYLIYLVVRSAAMMLAVSPLEASLRVMRRLGWLWFTLPHAIPGRSRLLLKFREHRNRAEGHIRLAFPHLSDAAVSKMALASMQNLAMLAVEVLMTPRMITPWTWAHYIKLRRLDDAVRVLLGRRGCIMLTGHYGNWELLGYTLATLGFEIVAVMRPLDNEYLNRFLLDRREQGGLRLLYKKGATQSAGDVIQSRGALCFIADQNAGSKGLFVDFFGRKASTYKSIGLLAMEHDVPIIVGCARRIGEGYRYELCVNRIIRPEEWRDREDPLMWITQEYSRAMEEFIRVAPEQYLWMHRRWKSRPKEERVERKETVAIGA
- a CDS encoding YbaK/EbsC family protein, which codes for MNPASSFPSICQWLDGAGVSYRTVHHEPTHTSEESAKARGEEVRVGGKALLVKTGEEFRLFVLSAACKLDSSALKARFGVKKIRFASAQELADLTGLVPGSVPPFGRPILPFELFVDESIVKNDRIAFNAGSLTDSIVMPTEEYLKVALPAIFLFSE